In Humulus lupulus chromosome 6, drHumLupu1.1, whole genome shotgun sequence, a single genomic region encodes these proteins:
- the LOC133785031 gene encoding uncharacterized mitochondrial protein AtMg00810-like — MENLSVCFQMKELGQLMHFLSLEFDRTQEGIFLCQHKYAKDLIKRFGMLECKSISTPMEPNAKMCAYEGKDLEDATMYQQLVGSLIYLTLTRPDISYAVGVMSRYMQNPKKPHLEAVRRILRYVKSKIDYGILYKKGEDCKLVGYCDADYAGDHDTRRSTTGYVFKLGSGTISWCSKRQPTVSLSTTEAEYRAAAMVAQESTWLIQLMNNIHQLVDYVVPKYCDNQSTIFLAENPVFHARTKHVEVHYHFIREKVLQEEIEMKQIKTDDQVADLFTKSLSTCKLEKFRQQLDIVQRRRADIEGEC, encoded by the coding sequence ATGGAGAATTTATCAGTTTGTTTCCAGATGAAGGAACTCGGACAACTCATGCACTTCCTTAGTCTAGAGTTTGATCGCACACAAGAAGGAATATTTCTCTGTCAACATAAATATGCCAAAGATTTGATAAAGAGGTTCGGAATGCTCGAATGCAAGTCGATTTCGACACCGATGGAACCAAATGCCAAAATGTGTGCATATGAAGGAAAAGATTTGGAAGATGCGACAATGTATCAACAATTGGTAGGTAGTCTGATCTACTTAACCTTGACTCGACCTGACATTTCTTATGCAGTTGGTGTGATGAGTCGATACATGCAAAATCCAAAGAAGCCACATTTGGAAGCAGTTCGACGAATACTGAGATATGTGAAGAGTAAAATTGACTATGGTATTTTGTACAAGAAAGGTGAAGACTGCAAGTTAGTTGGTTACTGTGATGCTGACTATGCAGGAGATCATGACACCAGGAGATCAACAACTGGGTATGTGTTTAAGCTTGGCTCCGGAACAATTTCTTGGTGTAGCAAGAGACAGCCAACGGTATCATTGTCAACCACTGAAGCTGAGTATCGAGCAGCAGCAATGGTAGCTCAAGAAAGTACATGGTTGATACAGCTGATGAATAATATACATCAACTAGTAGATTATGTAGTTCCAAAGTACTGTGACAATCAGTCGACAATTTTTTTGGCGGAGAATCCAGTTTTTCATGCAAGAACTAAGCATGTTGAAGTGCACTATCACTTTATCAGAGAAAAGGTTCTGCAAGAAGAAATTGAGATGAAACAGATCAAGACGGATGATCAAGTTGCAGATTTGTTCACAAAAAGTCTAAGTACATGCAAGCTCGAAAAGTTTCGTCAACAGCTTGACATAGTACAAAGAAGAAGAGCTGATATTGAGGGGGAGTGTTAA